GCCCGGCGCGGCCGACGCCGGACCGCGTGCCCCGGGCGCCCGGGAGGCCCGACCGGCCCGTCCGGAGCAGGTCCAGAGCCGCTTCTGGCTCGTGAACCTCTACCGCTCCGGCCTCGGCAAGAAGTACGTCATGGCCCTCACGGGCGTCGTGCTCATGGCGTACCTCCTCCTGCACATGCTCGGCAACCTCAAGCTGTACTTCGGCCGCGAGTCGATGAACGAGTACGCCGACTGGCTGCGGCTCTTCGGTGCCCCCGCGGCTCCCGAGAGCTCCATGCTGTGGGTCGTGCGCGCCGTGCTGCTCGTGGCTTTCGTGCTCCACATCGTCGCCGCCTACCAGCTCACACGGATGAACCTGCGGGCGCGTCCACGCCGCTACGCGTCACGCCGGGACTGGGTGGCCGCCGACTTCGCCGCCCGCACGATGCGCTGGTCGGGCGTCATCGTGCTCCTGTTCGTGGTCTTCCACCTCGCCGACCTCACCTTCGGCGTCGCCAACCCCGACTTCCACCGCCACGACGTGTACGGCAACGTCGTCGCGAGCTTCCAGCGCGTGCCCGTGTCGCTGTTCTACATCCTCGCGAACCTCGCGCTCGGGCTGCACCTCTACCATGGGGCGTGGAGCCTGTTCCAGTCGATGGGCTGGAACAACCCCCGCCTCAACCACTGGCGCCGCAACTTCGCCATCGGCTTCTCGGTGCTCGTGGTGGGGGGCAACGTGAGCTTCCCCGTGGCCGTGATGACCGGCCTCGTCTCCTAGCGACCGGGAGCTGTCGACCTATGGACCGCGACGTGCGACTCGACGCGAGGGCGCCCTCCGGTCCGCTGCCGGAGGCGTGGGACGACCACAAGTTCAGCCTCGAGCTCGTAAACCCCAACAACAAGCGCAAGTTCGACATCATCATCGTCGGCACCGGTCTCGCCGGCGCGTCGGCGGCCGCGACGCTCGGTGAGCTCGGGTACAACGTCAAGGTCTTCACCTTCCACGACTCGCCGCGGCGCGCCCACTCCATCGCGGCGCAGGGAGGCATCAACGCCGCGAAGAACTACCAGGGCGACGGCGACTCGATCCACCGGCTCTTCTACGACACCGTCAAGGGCGGCGACTACCGGGCGCGGGAGGCCAACGTCTACCGCCTCGCCCAGGTGAGCCTCGACATCATCGACCAGTGCGTCGCACAGGGCGTGCCGTTCGCCCGCGAGTACGGCGGACTGCTCGCCAACCGCTCGTTCGGCGGGGCGCAGGTGTCGCGGACCTTCTACGCCCGCGGGCAGACCGGCCAGCAGCTGCTGCTCGGCGCCTACCAGGCGATGGCCCGCCAGGTCGAGGCGGGCTCGGTGACCCTCTACCCCCGCGCGGAGATGCTCGACGTCGTCGTGGTCGACGGGCGGGCGGCCGGGGTGGTGGTCCGGGACCTGCTGACGGGCCAGATCACGAGCCACTCCGCCCACGCGGTCGTGCTCGGCACGGGCGGCTACTCCAACGTCTTCTACCTGTCCACGAACGCGAAGGCGTCCAACGCCACCGCGGTGTGGCGCGCGCACCGGCGGGGGGCGCTGTTCGCCAACCCCTGCTTCACCCAGATCCACCCGACCTGCATCCCGGCGAGCGGTGACTACCAGTCGAAGCTCACGCTGATGAGCGAGTCGCTGCGCAACGACGGGCGCATCTGGGTGCCGGTGGACCCCGACGACACCCGTCCCCCCCACGAGGTGCCCGAGGACGCGCGGGACTACTTCCTGGAACGCAAGTACCCCGCGTTCGGCAACCTCGTGCCGCGCGACGTCGCGAGCCGCAACGCGAAGGTCGTCATCGACCAGCACCGGGGCGTCGGTCCCCTGCGCAACGGCGTCTACCTCGACTTCTCCGCCGCGATCGGTCGCCTCGGTCCGGACCGCATCGCCGAACGGTACGGCAACCTCTTCGCGATGTACGAGCGCATCACCGGGGAGGACCCCTTCGAGGTGCCGATGCGCATCTACCCGGCGCCGCACTACACGATGGGCGGCTTGTGGGTGGACTACCACCTCATGACGACGATCCCGGGGCTCTACGCCATCGGGGAGGCGAACTTCTCCGACCACGGCGCAAACCGCCTGGGGGCCAGCGCGCTCATGCAGGGCCTCGCCGACGGCTACTTCGTGCTGTCCTACACGATCGGGGACTACCTCGCCCCGCTGCTCGGCGAGCGGCCCGTACCGACCGACCATCCGGCCTTCGTGGAGGCGGAGCAGGGCGTGCGCGAGGGCGTGCGCCGGCTCCTCGACGTCAAGGGGAGCCGCACGGTGGACTGGTTCCACCGCGAGCTCGGCAAGATCATGTGGGACCACTGCGGCATGTCGCGCAACCGCTCGGGGCTCGAGAAGGCGCTCTCGGAGATCCCGGCGCTGCGCGAGGAGTTCCGCACCGACGTCCGCGTCCTCGGCGAGAACGAGACGTTGAACCAGTCCCTGGAGAGGGCGGGACGCGTCGAGGACTTCTTCGAGCTGGCCGAGCTCACCTGCCGCGACGCCATCCACCGGGAGGAGTCGTGTGGCGGCCACTTCCGCGAGGAGCACCAGACCGAGGACGGCGAGGCGCTGCGCGACGACGCCCGCTTCTCCTACGTGGCGGCCTGGGGCTGGGGCGGCGCCGGCGGCGCGCCGACCCTGCATCGGGAACCCCTCGAGTTCAGGTACGTGAAGCCGACGCAGAGGAGCTACAGGTAGATGGCCGCCGGCGGCGAGCTCGACCTCACCCTCCGCGTGTGGCGCCAGGAGGGGCCCGATGCCCCTGGGCGGTTCGAGACCTACGAGGCCCGGGGCATCAGCGAGCACGCGTCGTTCCTCGAGATGCTCGACGTCGTGAACGAGCAGCTCGTCCTCGCCGGCGAGGAGCCGATCGCCTTCGACCACGACTGCCGCGAGGGGATATGCGGCTCGTGCGGCATGATGATCGACGGGCAGGCGCACGGGCCGCAGCGGGGCACCGCCACGTGCCAGCTGCACATGCGCCATTACGCGAGCGGCGACGTCATCACCGTCGAGCCGTTCCGCGCGGCGGGGTTTCCCGTCATCAGGGACCTGGTCGTGAACCGCAGCGCCCTCGACCGCATCGTCGAGGCCGGCGGCTACATCTCGGTGAACACCGGCAGCCCCCAGGACGCGAACACCATCCTCGTGCCCAAGGAGGACACCGACCGGGCGATGGACGCCGCGTCGTGCATCCAGTGTGGCGCGTGCGTCGCCGCATGCCCCAACGGCGCCGCCCAGCTGTTCACGTCGGCGAAGCACGCGCACCTGTCGGTGCTGCCCCAGGGCCAGCCGGAGCGCTACAGCCGCGCCACGAACATGGTCGATGTCATGGAGCAGTACTTCGGGTCGTGCACGAACATGGGCGAGTGCGAAGCGGCGTGCCCGAAGGAGATCTCGATCGACTTCATCGCCATGCTGAACAAGGACTACCGCAGGGCCCGCGTCCGCGGCCGCGCCGCACGGCGTTAGCGGGTCGAGGATGGCGCAGAGAGCCGTGACCCGCCGTCGGCCGGCGGTCAGAAGCCTTCCGGCGGATCGAACAGCTCCATGTCGCCGAAGTCGGTGACCTCGTCGTCGGGCGGAGGGGCGATGTCCACCTCGACGCCGAAGTCGTACAACTCCATGGTCACCGTGGCGGTGCCCTGCGGCTGGGCCATCGGCGCGTCGCCAGGAGCACCGTCGGGGGTCTCGGGGACCTGCATACGGGAAAGGTCCATCTCGTAGGTCATCCGCCGCAGCAGGCCGTCGTCGTCGATCCACACGACCACGGGAAGCTCGTCGGTGCCGAGCATCTCGACGCTGCGCCGGGCCTGCTCACGGTGCTCCTCGGCAAGCTCGTCGACCGCCTTGTTCAGGTCGACGGTTCCCTCGTAGCGGGTGGTGTCGACGTCGCGGACCTCCTCCCGCCCGACCTCGGTCACGTCGTCGGACACCCCGCGGAGGTAGTCGAGCGCCTCCGAGGGGTTCTGCGTTCCGGCGGACCCGCCGAAGCCGCCTGCAGCGCTGCCGAGCTCGGCCGCGTCAATGCGGATCCAGGGCGTCGGGGCATCGGGGATCGGCAGCTGGGTGTAGAGGACGGTGCCGTCGGCGATCATCGTGATGGCGCCCTCGCCGTCCGCCCCCTCGGGCATCCCCGGCATCTCCATGCGCAGCTCCGCCCGGTTGTTGACGAAGTCGATGACCCCCTCGCTCGACAGGGTCATCGAGAAGCCCTCCGACTCCTGGGCGAAGGTCATGGCGATGCGGGCCGTCCCCGCCTCGGCCGTGTGCTCCGCGGCTGCCGCCACCGCCTCCCGCGGCCCCGGACCTTCGGTCCCACAGCCGGTCACGAGCAGCGAAAGAAGCGTGAGCCCGGCGATCAGTCGTCGCATGCAGCATCACTCCCTCGACAGGCCCTACCCAGATCCGAGGTTACGAACCTCCCGCATGCTCGGCGAGCAGCTCGGCGATGACCGCGTGCCCCGCGTCGCTCGGATGGAGGCGATCCTCGGCGATGAGCCCCTGCACGACCGGGTCGGCAAGGCCCTCGGGGCCGTTGAAGGCGGCGTGCACCGGCGCCACGGTCATGCCGTGCTCGGCCGCCGACCGCCGGATGTGCTCGTTCACCCGGTCGAGGAACGGCTGTAGGCGCTCGTAGAGGCCGAACGCCCGTAGCGGCGCGACGAACGGGTTGTACAGGTCCATCGTGATGAGGACGGTGTCCTCGGCCACGAGTCGGTCGACGGCGACGACGATGGCGTCCCAGTTGGTTTGGAAGGCGTCGACGGCATCGTGCAGGCAGTCCTCTCCACTGCACTCACCCGCAAGGAACTGTGCCTGCGCGCGCAGCAGGTCGTTGCCGCCGATGTCGATCGTCACGACGTCGGCTCGCGTGAGCGCGTCGGCGAAGCGGGGGTCGCCCTCCAGCGCGGCGAGGAGGTCGGCGCTCGTCCAGCCGTCACGCGCGAAGTTCGTGAACCGCACCGACCCACCCCCGTCGGCCCGCAGGTGGTCGGCGTAACGCTCCGCATAACCCCGCTGAGCGCCTGCCCCGGTGGCGAGCGAGTCACCGACCGCCACGTACCGTGATGGACGTGGGGGGTCCTCGGCCGGAGGTGCGACCGCTTCACGGACCGGCGCGCACGCGGCCACGGTTGCCAGCACGACGAGCACCGGCAGGGCGAGGCGTGTCACTCGGCGCCTTTCTGGTTGACGGCAGCCGGCCAGGGTAGATGCCAATGCGGACGGACGCCGACGGCGACAGGAACTGGCGACATGGCAGACATCGGCGGAGAGCTCACCCCCTTCGAGGCGGTCACGCTGTTCTTCCACGAGGTGGCCGACACGGTGGGGATCGACGACCAGACCCGTGAGGTGCTGTCCGGCACGTACCGCGAGATCCGCGTGCAGATCCCGCTGCGACGGGATGACGGCACGGTCCAGACCGTCTACGGCTACCGCGTGCAGCACAACGGGGCCCGCGGGCCGTACAAGGGGGGTGTCCGCTACCACCCCCACGCCGACCTCGACGAGGTGCGCGCGCTCG
This genomic window from Egibacteraceae bacterium contains:
- a CDS encoding succinate dehydrogenase cytochrome b subunit, which produces MPPPPATARGPGAADAGPRAPGAREARPARPEQVQSRFWLVNLYRSGLGKKYVMALTGVVLMAYLLLHMLGNLKLYFGRESMNEYADWLRLFGAPAAPESSMLWVVRAVLLVAFVLHIVAAYQLTRMNLRARPRRYASRRDWVAADFAARTMRWSGVIVLLFVVFHLADLTFGVANPDFHRHDVYGNVVASFQRVPVSLFYILANLALGLHLYHGAWSLFQSMGWNNPRLNHWRRNFAIGFSVLVVGGNVSFPVAVMTGLVS
- a CDS encoding fumarate reductase/succinate dehydrogenase flavoprotein subunit encodes the protein MDRDVRLDARAPSGPLPEAWDDHKFSLELVNPNNKRKFDIIIVGTGLAGASAAATLGELGYNVKVFTFHDSPRRAHSIAAQGGINAAKNYQGDGDSIHRLFYDTVKGGDYRAREANVYRLAQVSLDIIDQCVAQGVPFAREYGGLLANRSFGGAQVSRTFYARGQTGQQLLLGAYQAMARQVEAGSVTLYPRAEMLDVVVVDGRAAGVVVRDLLTGQITSHSAHAVVLGTGGYSNVFYLSTNAKASNATAVWRAHRRGALFANPCFTQIHPTCIPASGDYQSKLTLMSESLRNDGRIWVPVDPDDTRPPHEVPEDARDYFLERKYPAFGNLVPRDVASRNAKVVIDQHRGVGPLRNGVYLDFSAAIGRLGPDRIAERYGNLFAMYERITGEDPFEVPMRIYPAPHYTMGGLWVDYHLMTTIPGLYAIGEANFSDHGANRLGASALMQGLADGYFVLSYTIGDYLAPLLGERPVPTDHPAFVEAEQGVREGVRRLLDVKGSRTVDWFHRELGKIMWDHCGMSRNRSGLEKALSEIPALREEFRTDVRVLGENETLNQSLERAGRVEDFFELAELTCRDAIHREESCGGHFREEHQTEDGEALRDDARFSYVAAWGWGGAGGAPTLHREPLEFRYVKPTQRSYR
- a CDS encoding succinate dehydrogenase/fumarate reductase iron-sulfur subunit: MAAGGELDLTLRVWRQEGPDAPGRFETYEARGISEHASFLEMLDVVNEQLVLAGEEPIAFDHDCREGICGSCGMMIDGQAHGPQRGTATCQLHMRHYASGDVITVEPFRAAGFPVIRDLVVNRSALDRIVEAGGYISVNTGSPQDANTILVPKEDTDRAMDAASCIQCGACVAACPNGAAQLFTSAKHAHLSVLPQGQPERYSRATNMVDVMEQYFGSCTNMGECEAACPKEISIDFIAMLNKDYRRARVRGRAARR
- a CDS encoding GDSL-type esterase/lipase family protein, encoding MTRLALPVLVVLATVAACAPVREAVAPPAEDPPRPSRYVAVGDSLATGAGAQRGYAERYADHLRADGGGSVRFTNFARDGWTSADLLAALEGDPRFADALTRADVVTIDIGGNDLLRAQAQFLAGECSGEDCLHDAVDAFQTNWDAIVVAVDRLVAEDTVLITMDLYNPFVAPLRAFGLYERLQPFLDRVNEHIRRSAAEHGMTVAPVHAAFNGPEGLADPVVQGLIAEDRLHPSDAGHAVIAELLAEHAGGS